One window of the Candidatus Polarisedimenticolia bacterium genome contains the following:
- a CDS encoding DUF1326 domain-containing protein translates to MRRAVTLSTLILLIVGTLQAAGPAPKPQWAMNATIIEACSCPMFCQCYFNAEPAAHGGHGAGEHFCKFNNAFKVNKGHYGNVKLDGLKFWVAGDLGGDFSKGQMDWAVLTFDKTMTKEQRAGVAAIVGHIYPVKWNSLTTAEGTIDKWTYDKDSAYATLDGGKSAEVKLKRHPGNTNEPVVIKNLKYWGVPRNDGFVLMPNEVEAYRVGEKAFEFKGTNGFMITFDINSNDVGVTQASMAH, encoded by the coding sequence ATGCGCCGAGCCGTCACGCTTTCCACCCTCATCCTGCTGATTGTTGGCACCTTGCAAGCGGCGGGCCCCGCCCCGAAGCCGCAGTGGGCGATGAACGCCACGATCATCGAAGCCTGCAGCTGCCCGATGTTCTGCCAGTGTTATTTCAACGCCGAGCCGGCGGCGCACGGCGGGCACGGCGCCGGCGAGCATTTCTGCAAGTTCAACAACGCCTTCAAGGTGAACAAGGGGCACTACGGGAACGTCAAGCTCGACGGCCTGAAGTTCTGGGTGGCGGGCGATCTCGGCGGGGACTTCTCGAAGGGCCAGATGGACTGGGCCGTCCTGACCTTCGACAAGACCATGACCAAAGAGCAGCGCGCCGGCGTGGCCGCGATCGTGGGCCACATCTACCCGGTGAAGTGGAACTCTCTCACGACCGCCGAGGGAACCATCGACAAGTGGACCTACGACAAGGACTCGGCCTACGCCACGCTGGACGGCGGAAAGTCGGCCGAGGTCAAGCTGAAGCGCCATCCGGGCAACACGAACGAGCCGGTCGTGATCAAGAACCTGAAGTACTGGGGGGTTCCGCGGAACGACGGCTTCGTCCTGATGCCCAACGAGGTGGAGGCCTACCGGGTCGGTGAGAAGGCCTTTGAATTCAAAGGCACGAACGGCTTCATGATCAC